The DNA region AACGCTGGTTGTGTCCAACCATCAGATATACACCGTTTTTCTTGGCAGCTTCGATCATTTGCTCGCCTTCTTCGGTAGATACTGCCATTGGTTTTTCCACCAATACGTGTTTGCCTGCATTTGCAGCAGCGATTGACATCGAAGCATGCAGGTAGTTCGGCGTACAAACGCTGACTGCATCCACTTCTTCGTTCGCAAGTAATTCTTCATAGCTGGAATAGGCCTTGCCACCGTAAGTTTCAGCCATCTTCTCTGCACGCTCCACGATCGGATCGGCAAAAGCCACAAGTTCTACGTTCTCATTAGCAGCATACTCTGGAATATGTCTGCGCTCGGCAATGGCTCCACAGCCGAATACAGCAACTTTAATTTTACTCATGTACAAATATCTCCTTTAATAAATAGATTTGCATTTTGCATCATTCGATTCTTATCGTTCATGGGAATGATGCAAAATGCTCAGATTAGAATTGGTTCAGGTAGTTCTCTTTCAACCAGTTATAGCTGTTGGCTACGCTTTCAAGCGGTGGATTCTGACATACGTCCTGTTCCACGATCAACCACTCTACACCTGCATTTGTAGATGCTTCAATTACTGCTGGCAGATTAACCGAACCTTGTCCCAGTTCGAGTGTCTTCATCTGGCCTTGATCATCTTTGCTGAAGTCTTTCAGGTGAAGCAATGGCAGACGGCCTGCATATTTATTAATATATTCAATCGGATTTTGTCCAGCAAATTGTACCCAACATACGTCCATTTCCACTTGAACAGCTTCAGGTGTCGTTTGAGCAAACATCGCATCAAAGGCATTATCGTCGCCAACCTGACCGTGGAATTCGAAATCATGGTTATGATAACCGAAGATCAGACCTTGTTTGGTCGCTTCTGCACCATATTGTTGCAATTCGTTGAACAGTTTGGTCCAGCCTTCTGCATTCTCTGGGCGATCTTCAGGCATCAGGTAAGGGCAGATCATATATTGAGCCCCAATCGTTTTGAGGTAATCGATTTGTTTTTGCAGATCCTCACGCATGGCATGCAATGAAACGTGGCTGCTGAAACCTTTCAGCCCAAGCTCATCCAATAGCGCTTTCATTTCTTCGGCAGGAATATCACCATATCCGGCGAATTCGACACCTTCATAACCAAGCTCTGCTACTTTGCGCAAAGTTCCACGGAAATCCGCTGCAGTTTCATCACGGAGCGTAAACAATTGCAAACCAATATTAAGTTTTTTCATAATAGATGCACCTCTGCTCTCAAATTTGCTTTCATTGCTCTATCTGGTATCATCCTAACGCAAAACAGGCTAGAATGAACATATACAATATCGTCAGAACATGAACTATCTGATCATTTTTTTAATATGGAGGATACATCTTTTGGAAACCTCAGTACTGATCTGCGACTACTCGTATCACTACAAGGCGTTTAACCATAATATGAAGGGCGAGTTGCAGACTTATTTGTTCCGTCTGCAAACGGAGGGCTCTTGCAAGGTATATGTACAGGATGAAGAATTCAAAATGACTGGCGGGGATCTGCTGCTTTTAAAGCCGGGAGACGATTATCATCTCGTGGTCGAAGAACCTCACAAGGAAGGCAGATTGTCGAGCGGAGACTATTATTTGTTCTGTGAAGGGACATGGATTGAGAACTGGTGGAAACGACAGCATCGGTCCACTGTAAGTCGCATCGGCCTGGATGACAAATTGATCAGTCTCTGGCGCAATATGCTTCTGGAGAAACGCCGTGGACCGCTAGAGGAAAATATAGAACTGAGTGACGCATTGCTGCGCGGTTTGTGCCTGTATATCGATCGGGCCATCAAGGAGAATATCCAGACGGATCGGTCGGTTTCCTCGACACTAAAGCTGAAACGATTCATTGAAGAGCATGCCACGGTTACCTTTAAGCTCGAAGAAGCGGCACGTTATGCAGGACTGAGTCTGTCCCGTGCGGTTCGACTGTTCAAGGAGCACTATGGCAAAACAATGATCCAGTATGCGATTGAAATCCGCCTGAATGCTGCACTGGAGCGTATGAAATATAGCGATATGACGCTTGAGCATATTTCCGAAACTTGCGGCTTTGCAAGCTACTCTTATTTCCATCGGGTGTTCCGGGCACACTTCGGCGCATCTCCAGTAGAATATCTCAAATCCCAATCTCATCAATCTATTGATCTGGAGCATGTGTGAGATTCAAT from Paenibacillus sp. JNUCC-31 includes:
- a CDS encoding sugar phosphate isomerase/epimerase family protein, whose amino-acid sequence is MKKLNIGLQLFTLRDETAADFRGTLRKVAELGYEGVEFAGYGDIPAEEMKALLDELGLKGFSSHVSLHAMREDLQKQIDYLKTIGAQYMICPYLMPEDRPENAEGWTKLFNELQQYGAEATKQGLIFGYHNHDFEFHGQVGDDNAFDAMFAQTTPEAVQVEMDVCWVQFAGQNPIEYINKYAGRLPLLHLKDFSKDDQGQMKTLELGQGSVNLPAVIEASTNAGVEWLIVEQDVCQNPPLESVANSYNWLKENYLNQF
- a CDS encoding helix-turn-helix domain-containing protein yields the protein METSVLICDYSYHYKAFNHNMKGELQTYLFRLQTEGSCKVYVQDEEFKMTGGDLLLLKPGDDYHLVVEEPHKEGRLSSGDYYLFCEGTWIENWWKRQHRSTVSRIGLDDKLISLWRNMLLEKRRGPLEENIELSDALLRGLCLYIDRAIKENIQTDRSVSSTLKLKRFIEEHATVTFKLEEAARYAGLSLSRAVRLFKEHYGKTMIQYAIEIRLNAALERMKYSDMTLEHISETCGFASYSYFHRVFRAHFGASPVEYLKSQSHQSIDLEHV